A window of Littorina saxatilis isolate snail1 linkage group LG7, US_GU_Lsax_2.0, whole genome shotgun sequence contains these coding sequences:
- the LOC138971460 gene encoding ropporin-1-like protein, translating to MPTNPDEPYYCSQQINIPPELMDILKQFTKAAIRTQPKDVLAWSAAYFRAMAKGEMPPVKERLEMPVATQKTDTGLTPGLLKVLNKQLGPKKTVGLNLIEEKWLDLALPKEQFDDLVRVGSFSGQVEWNRFFALAASALGDNITDAMKVICEILTADPEGGPARVRFPLFKDLYQYLAKIDGEISQQQINDVFNHLQYDVDKQEGFVMPRNFLSPECPQLS from the exons ATGCCTACCAATCCTGATGAGCCCTACTACTGCTCTCAGCAGATCAACATTCCTCCAGAGTTGATGGATATTCTGAAGCAGTTCACAAAAGCTGCCATCCGTACACAACCAAAAGATGTTCTTGCCTGGTCTGCAGC CTACTTCCGTGCAATGGCAAAGGGTGAAATGCCACCAGTGAAGGAGAGGCTGGAGATGCCAGTGGCCACACAGAAAACAGACACCGGGCTGACTCCTGGTCTTCTCAAGGTCCTCAACAAACAG CTGGGCCCCAAGAAGACTGTGGGTTTGAACTTGATCGAAGAGAAGTGGCTAGACCTGGCGTTGCCCAAGGAGCAGTTTGATGACCTTGTGCGCGTGGGCAGCTTCAGTGGGCAGGTGGAGTGGAACAGATTCTTCGCTTTGGCAGCATCAGCCTTAGGAGAT AACATCACAGACGCTATGAAGGTGATATGCGAGATCCTGACAGCGGACCCTGAAGGGGGGCCTGCACGAGTTCGGTTCCCACTCTTCAAAGACCTCTACCAGTACCTGGCCAAGATTGATGGGGAAATCTCTCAGCAGCAAATCAATGATGTCTTCAACCACCTACAGTATGATGT AGACAAACAAGAAGGATTTGTGATGCCTCGAAACTTCCTCAGCCCAGAATGCCCTCAGCTCTCATAA